From Magnolia sinica isolate HGM2019 chromosome 13, MsV1, whole genome shotgun sequence, one genomic window encodes:
- the LOC131223082 gene encoding ras-related protein Rab7, with protein sequence MASRRRMLLKVIILGDSGVGKTSLMNQYVNRKFSNQYKATIGADFLTKEVQFEDRLFTMQIWDTAGQERFQSLGVAFYRGADCCVLVYDVNVMKSFDNLNNWREEFLIQASPSDPENFPFVVLGNKIDVDGGNSRVVSEKKAKAWCASKGNIPYFETSAKEGFNVEAAFECIAKNALKNEPEEEIYLPDTIDVAGGGRQQRSSGCEC encoded by the exons ATGGCGTCTCGAAGGCGGATGCTTCTCAAGGTCATAATCCTCGGGGACTCTGG GGTCGGTAAGACATCTCTGATGAATCA ATATGTGAATCGGAAGTTCAGTAATCAGTACAAGGCAACGATTGGAGCGGATTTCTTGACGAAAGAAGTCCAGTTTGAAGATAGGCTGTTTACAATGCAG ATATGGGATACAGCTGGTCAGGAGAGGTTTCAAAGTCTTGGTGTGGCTTTCTATCGTGGTGCGGACTGCTGTGTTCTTGTTTATGATGTCAACGTCATGAAGTCATTTGACAACCTCAACAATTGGCGGGAAGAGTTTTTGATTCAG GCAAGCCCATCTGATCCTGAAAATTTCCCATTTGTCGTACTGGGAAACAAGATAGATGTGGATGGTGGCAACAGCCGAGTG GTGTCTGAGAAGAAGGCGAAGGCATGGTGTGCCTCCAAGGGGAACATTCCCTACTTTGAGACTTCTGCaaaagaaggtttcaatgttgaAGCTGCTTTCGAATGTATAGCTAAGAACGCTCTCAAGAACGAACCTGAAGAAGAAAT ATACCTCCCGGATACTATTGATGTGGCGGGCGGAGGACGACAACAGAGATCGTCAGGCTGTGAATGTTAG